The following coding sequences are from one Hymenobacter sp. DG25A window:
- a CDS encoding DUF6766 family protein — protein MRKNPPSSPFRRFLYENGLLLVGGFLVLLTMVGQSITGWYEYNDELKDMGIVFLSFAQYLTSGHFIEATFENWESEFLQMALYVLLTIGLRQKGSSESKKLYEEEEVDRKPNPSRKGAPWPVRKGGLWLLLYKNSLSVAFTLLFFASVWLHARGGAEVYNIEQMHKQEPIVTMWGYMATSRFWFESFQNWQSEFLSIVSIVGLSIFLRQQGSPESKPVDAPNDETGE, from the coding sequence ATGCGCAAAAATCCTCCCTCATCACCGTTCCGGCGGTTTCTTTATGAAAATGGCCTGCTCCTGGTAGGTGGGTTTCTCGTGCTACTGACTATGGTGGGCCAGAGCATCACGGGTTGGTATGAGTACAACGACGAGCTCAAAGACATGGGCATCGTCTTCCTTTCCTTTGCGCAATATCTCACCTCAGGCCATTTTATAGAAGCCACGTTTGAGAACTGGGAAAGTGAGTTTCTGCAGATGGCCCTGTATGTACTCCTGACCATTGGTCTACGGCAGAAAGGTTCTTCGGAGTCCAAGAAGCTTTACGAAGAAGAAGAGGTAGACCGAAAGCCCAACCCCAGCCGCAAGGGTGCTCCGTGGCCCGTACGCAAGGGCGGCCTGTGGCTGTTGCTGTATAAAAACTCCCTGAGCGTTGCTTTTACACTGCTGTTTTTTGCCAGCGTGTGGCTGCACGCCAGAGGCGGAGCCGAGGTATACAATATTGAGCAGATGCATAAGCAGGAGCCCATAGTTACGATGTGGGGCTACATGGCTACTTCCCGGTTCTGGTTTGAGTCCTTCCAGAACTGGCAGAGCGAGTTCCTGTCCATTGTTTCTATTGTGGGGCTGTCTATTTTCCTGCGGCAGCAGGGCTCCCCGGAATCCAAGCCGGTAGATGCCCCCAACGACGAAACCGGCGAGTAA
- the msrB gene encoding peptide-methionine (R)-S-oxide reductase MsrB has product MQTWNDVIRLANQGSPAPDKRVEKTDEEWKAQLTPEQYYITRQHGTERAFAGEYCEAHEAGLYACVCCGTPLYDSRTKFESGTGWPSFTQPVKENALKYKKDTSYGMTRVEVLCNTCDAHQGHVFPDGPPPGGLRLCINSAAIKLVNEGAPVQ; this is encoded by the coding sequence ATGCAAACCTGGAATGACGTCATCCGGCTGGCCAACCAAGGCAGCCCGGCCCCCGATAAACGCGTAGAAAAAACCGACGAAGAGTGGAAAGCCCAACTTACGCCGGAGCAGTATTACATTACCCGCCAGCACGGCACCGAGCGCGCCTTTGCCGGCGAGTACTGCGAGGCCCACGAAGCCGGCCTCTACGCCTGCGTGTGCTGCGGCACCCCGCTCTACGACTCCCGCACCAAGTTTGAGTCGGGCACCGGCTGGCCCAGCTTTACGCAGCCGGTCAAGGAAAATGCCCTCAAATACAAGAAAGACACCAGCTACGGCATGACGCGCGTAGAGGTGCTCTGCAATACCTGTGACGCTCATCAGGGCCACGTTTTCCCGGATGGTCCCCCGCCCGGCGGCCTGCGCCTGTGCATTAACTCGGCGGCTATTAAGCTGGTGAACGAAGGCGCGCCGGTGCAATAG
- a CDS encoding inorganic diphosphatase has translation MTHFNPWHDVALGDDAPRVVNGIIEIPKGSKGKYELDKDSGLLKLDRVLFSAVHYPAAYGFIPRTYCDDKDPLDILVLCSVDIVPMCLVDAKVIGVMQMIDGDEEDDKIIAVAANDVSVNHYNDIADLPPHTLLEMQRFFEDYKALEHKLVSVERFMGREEAYQIVEKSIQLYNETFPEQHARQSASLQS, from the coding sequence ATGACTCATTTTAATCCTTGGCACGACGTAGCCCTCGGTGATGACGCCCCACGAGTTGTGAACGGCATTATTGAAATTCCGAAAGGCTCGAAAGGCAAATACGAACTGGATAAAGACAGCGGCTTGCTCAAACTGGACCGGGTTCTGTTCTCCGCCGTGCACTATCCGGCGGCTTATGGCTTTATTCCCCGCACCTACTGCGACGATAAAGACCCCCTGGACATTCTGGTGCTTTGCTCGGTAGATATTGTGCCCATGTGCCTGGTAGATGCCAAAGTAATTGGAGTGATGCAGATGATTGACGGCGACGAGGAAGACGATAAAATCATTGCCGTGGCCGCCAACGATGTATCGGTAAACCACTACAACGATATTGCCGACCTGCCCCCGCACACCCTGCTGGAAATGCAGCGCTTCTTCGAGGACTACAAAGCCCTGGAGCATAAGCTCGTAAGCGTAGAGCGTTTCATGGGTCGCGAAGAAGCATACCAGATTGTGGAGAAGAGCATCCAGCTCTACAACGAAACCTTCCCCGAGCAGCATGCCCGGCAGTCGGCCAGCCTGCAGTCGTAA
- the sdaAA gene encoding L-serine ammonia-lyase, iron-sulfur-dependent, subunit alpha — protein sequence MSLLFTDFASWQAHCAATSEPLYQPVLTYEIEQKGRTEEEIWAGLQRAYDVMRDAVHTGLTGDMTSRSGMINNGAKKIAASPITVLSPEFKNLIIRALGAKEVNSCMGRVVAAPTAGASGILPGVLVTLQDLHKLDDRQILEGLLVAAGIALIIEQNASLAGAVGGCQAETGSAAAMGSGAIVYCLGGSVEYTFAAVAITIQCMLGLVCDPVAGLVEVPCVVRNASAAAIAFSSAQIAIAGVDPVIPVDQCVAALGEVGQSMETRYKETALGGLANTTRGREIEKMVLVQDVNILPDEDTE from the coding sequence ATGTCCTTATTATTCACTGATTTTGCCTCCTGGCAGGCGCACTGCGCCGCCACCAGCGAGCCGCTATACCAGCCCGTTCTCACCTACGAAATAGAGCAGAAAGGCCGTACCGAAGAAGAAATCTGGGCAGGGCTGCAGCGCGCCTATGACGTGATGCGCGACGCCGTGCACACCGGCCTGACCGGCGACATGACCTCCCGCTCGGGCATGATCAACAACGGCGCGAAGAAAATAGCCGCTTCGCCCATTACGGTGCTTTCCCCGGAGTTTAAAAACCTCATCATTCGGGCATTGGGCGCCAAGGAAGTGAATTCCTGCATGGGCCGCGTAGTGGCGGCCCCCACAGCCGGGGCTTCCGGTATTCTGCCCGGCGTGCTGGTCACGCTGCAGGATTTGCATAAGCTTGATGACCGGCAGATTCTGGAAGGCTTGCTGGTAGCCGCCGGCATTGCCCTTATTATTGAGCAGAACGCCTCCCTGGCCGGGGCCGTAGGCGGCTGCCAGGCCGAAACCGGCTCGGCAGCGGCTATGGGCAGCGGGGCCATTGTCTACTGCCTGGGAGGCAGCGTGGAGTACACCTTTGCCGCTGTGGCCATTACCATTCAGTGTATGCTGGGCCTGGTCTGTGACCCGGTAGCGGGCCTGGTAGAAGTGCCCTGCGTGGTGCGCAATGCCTCCGCCGCGGCCATTGCCTTCTCCTCCGCCCAAATTGCCATTGCCGGCGTAGACCCCGTTATTCCGGTGGATCAGTGCGTGGCCGCCCTGGGCGAGGTGGGCCAGAGCATGGAAACCCGCTACAAGGAAACCGCCCTCGGCGGACTGGCCAATACCACCCGGGGCCGCGAAATTGAGAAGATGGTGCTGGTGCAGGATGTCAATATTCTGCCCGACGAGGATACTGAATAA
- a CDS encoding bifunctional ADP-dependent NAD(P)H-hydrate dehydratase/NAD(P)H-hydrate epimerase, with translation MKLLSASQTRQADQATIQAEGIRSEDLMERAATALARWLMQRLPLQTPAREIHVFCGPGNNGGDGLAAGRLLHEAGYPISVWLLPASQHSADFTLNRQRLPADIPCQEINPEQLPTLPATAVAVDALFGTGLTRPLEGTAATVVQHLNQAGVTVVSVDVPSGLLLDAPQPMGSTVVHATHTISFELPKLAFLLPQNALYVGEWHILPIGLAAEVIHNLPVDNYFVDEIMLMNRLPHRQTFGHKGTYGHALLLVGSYSKMGAGVLASRACLHSGVGLLTVSLPAAGYSILQTAVPEAMALTDSQPNHLCDLPELKSYSAIGMGPGVGQHDDTRALLEDLLCTSQVPLVLDADALNLMATNRPLLDLLPPDSILTPHPKEFERLTEPARHDYHRLDLLRSFCQQYRCFTVLKGAYTCTGTPTGELYFNSTGNPGMATGGSGDVLTGVLTALRAQGLAPLDACLVGVYAHGRAGDLAALQTGEMGLTASDLVVQLGPALRELTPPKAL, from the coding sequence ATGAAACTTCTCTCCGCCTCCCAAACCCGCCAGGCCGATCAGGCCACGATTCAGGCCGAAGGCATTCGTTCCGAAGATCTGATGGAGCGGGCGGCTACGGCGTTGGCTAGGTGGCTGATGCAGCGCCTGCCCCTGCAAACGCCAGCCCGGGAAATTCACGTTTTCTGCGGCCCCGGCAATAACGGCGGCGACGGGCTGGCAGCCGGCCGCCTGCTGCACGAGGCCGGCTACCCCATAAGCGTGTGGCTCCTGCCCGCCAGCCAGCATTCCGCTGATTTTACCCTGAACCGCCAGCGCCTGCCCGCTGACATTCCTTGCCAGGAAATCAACCCTGAACAACTGCCCACACTTCCTGCTACCGCAGTGGCCGTTGATGCCCTGTTTGGCACGGGCTTAACCCGGCCGCTGGAAGGAACAGCCGCCACCGTCGTTCAGCACCTCAACCAGGCCGGGGTTACGGTGGTGTCCGTTGATGTGCCTTCCGGGCTACTACTGGATGCGCCCCAGCCAATGGGTAGCACGGTAGTACACGCCACCCATACCATTAGCTTTGAGTTGCCGAAACTGGCTTTTCTACTGCCCCAAAATGCCCTGTATGTGGGGGAATGGCACATTCTTCCCATTGGGCTGGCCGCTGAAGTTATCCACAATTTACCTGTGGATAACTACTTTGTGGATGAAATAATGTTGATGAACCGTTTACCACACCGGCAAACGTTCGGGCATAAAGGCACCTATGGCCATGCCTTGCTGCTGGTGGGCAGCTATAGCAAAATGGGCGCCGGGGTGCTGGCTTCCCGGGCTTGCCTGCATAGTGGCGTAGGGCTGCTGACAGTCAGCCTGCCGGCGGCGGGGTACTCTATTCTGCAAACCGCCGTGCCCGAGGCTATGGCGCTAACCGACTCGCAACCCAATCACCTTTGTGACCTGCCGGAGCTTAAGTCCTATTCTGCAATTGGTATGGGCCCGGGGGTGGGGCAGCATGATGATACCCGCGCCTTGCTGGAGGACCTGCTCTGCACCAGTCAGGTGCCGCTGGTGCTGGATGCCGACGCACTGAATCTAATGGCCACCAACCGCCCCCTGCTGGATCTGCTTCCCCCCGACTCTATCCTGACGCCCCACCCCAAAGAGTTTGAGCGGCTGACAGAACCAGCCCGGCACGATTACCATCGGCTGGATCTGCTCCGCTCCTTTTGCCAGCAATACCGCTGCTTTACCGTGCTGAAAGGCGCCTATACCTGCACCGGCACGCCTACCGGCGAGCTGTACTTCAACAGCACCGGCAACCCCGGCATGGCCACCGGGGGCAGCGGCGACGTGCTGACCGGGGTTCTCACGGCGTTGCGCGCTCAGGGGCTGGCTCCGCTGGATGCCTGCTTGGTAGGTGTGTATGCCCATGGCCGCGCCGGCGACCTGGCCGCGCTCCAGACCGGGGAAATGGGCCTCACGGCCAGCGACCTGGTGGTGCAGCTGGGCCCGGCGCTGCGGGAGCTGACGCCCCCAAAAGCCTTATAG
- the pafA gene encoding alkaline phosphatase PafA, producing MKKSLLWLVAALVWLPAVAQKKSNALTLERPKLVVGIVVDQMRYDYLYRYWNKYGNGGFKRLLSQGFSYENTHYNYVPTYTGPGHASIYTGTTPSVHGIVGNNWYVREEGRGTYVTEDKSVKSVGGSAAAGQQSPHYMLTSTITDELRLATNFQSKVIGVCIKDRGSILPAGHAANAAYWYDGANGAFISSSYYQNTLPGWVASFNSQQKAAQYLSKPWETLLPIAQYTESSADDVPWESAYKGEARPVFPHDLPQLSAGAPPAVKDALQAEGEKAPVATPQNLDLIRATPFGNSLTLDFALEALRNEQLGQRDVTDFLALSFSSTDYMGHQFGPNSIEVEDTYLRLDQDLERLLRYLDDNVGKGQVLVFLSADHGGAHAPDFLLDKGIPAGNVGSALMRDSLQRELVRRHGAGKWVLSFENQQVYLNRLLLAQKQLDLAKVQREAAEVMLGMTGVVRTYTAPDFQQSHWETGIPMYLENGFFPKRSGDVSVVLAPGWLESYTYPINKGATHGSSGTYDTHVPLLFWGWHVKHGESNSAARIIDIAPTVARWLHIQEPNGCTGEPLQEVLGR from the coding sequence TTGAAAAAGAGCCTGTTGTGGCTGGTAGCTGCCCTAGTGTGGCTGCCCGCAGTTGCCCAGAAGAAAAGTAATGCGCTAACCCTGGAGCGGCCGAAACTGGTAGTAGGCATTGTGGTAGACCAGATGCGGTACGATTACCTGTACCGGTACTGGAACAAGTATGGCAACGGCGGCTTTAAGCGCCTGCTCAGCCAGGGCTTCAGCTACGAAAACACGCACTATAACTACGTGCCTACCTACACGGGGCCCGGCCACGCCAGCATTTATACCGGCACTACGCCCTCGGTGCACGGCATTGTGGGCAACAACTGGTACGTGCGGGAAGAAGGCCGCGGCACGTATGTCACGGAAGATAAATCGGTGAAGTCGGTGGGTGGCTCAGCGGCCGCCGGGCAGCAGTCGCCGCACTACATGCTTACCAGCACCATTACCGATGAGCTGCGCCTGGCAACCAACTTCCAGAGCAAAGTCATTGGCGTGTGCATTAAGGACCGCGGCTCCATTCTGCCCGCCGGCCACGCGGCCAATGCGGCTTACTGGTACGATGGCGCAAATGGCGCTTTCATCAGCAGCTCCTATTACCAGAACACGCTGCCGGGCTGGGTGGCCAGCTTCAATAGCCAGCAGAAAGCGGCCCAGTACCTGAGCAAGCCCTGGGAAACGCTGCTGCCCATTGCGCAGTACACGGAAAGCTCTGCCGATGACGTGCCGTGGGAATCGGCGTACAAGGGCGAAGCCAGGCCGGTGTTTCCGCACGATTTGCCCCAGCTAAGCGCCGGAGCGCCGCCCGCGGTGAAAGACGCCCTCCAGGCGGAAGGCGAGAAAGCGCCGGTGGCCACGCCCCAGAACCTAGACCTGATTCGCGCCACGCCCTTTGGCAACTCCCTGACGCTGGACTTCGCCCTGGAAGCCCTGCGCAATGAGCAGCTGGGCCAGCGCGACGTCACCGATTTTCTGGCCCTGAGCTTTTCCAGCACTGATTACATGGGTCATCAGTTTGGTCCGAACTCTATCGAAGTAGAGGATACCTACCTGCGCCTCGACCAGGACCTGGAGCGCCTGCTGCGCTACCTGGACGATAATGTAGGTAAAGGCCAAGTTTTGGTGTTCCTCTCCGCCGACCATGGCGGCGCCCACGCCCCCGATTTCCTGCTGGATAAAGGCATTCCGGCCGGCAACGTGGGCTCGGCGCTGATGCGTGACTCTTTGCAGCGTGAGCTGGTGCGCCGGCACGGCGCTGGCAAGTGGGTGCTGAGCTTCGAAAATCAGCAGGTGTACCTGAACCGCCTCCTGCTGGCCCAGAAGCAGCTGGATCTGGCGAAGGTGCAGCGCGAAGCAGCCGAAGTGATGCTGGGCATGACGGGCGTGGTGCGCACCTATACCGCGCCGGACTTTCAGCAGTCGCACTGGGAAACAGGAATACCTATGTACCTGGAAAACGGCTTTTTCCCCAAACGCAGCGGCGATGTATCGGTGGTGCTGGCCCCGGGCTGGCTGGAATCGTATACTTACCCCATCAACAAAGGCGCTACGCACGGCTCATCGGGTACATATGATACGCACGTACCGCTACTTTTTTGGGGCTGGCACGTAAAGCACGGCGAGTCCAACTCAGCAGCACGTATTATCGACATTGCCCCCACAGTGGCGCGGTGGCTGCACATTCAGGAGCCCAATGGCTGCACCGGGGAACCGCTGCAGGAAGTGCTGGGCCGATAA
- a CDS encoding T9SS type A sorting domain-containing protein, whose product MCLDAPAFALSGGAPTGGVYSGKGVLLVDGSYQFTPAMAGVGTHTITYTVNGCSTTSTILVKALPTLTAFSEVCLDAPAFALSGGAPTGGVYSGKGVLLVDGSYQFTPAMAGVGTHTITYMVNGCSATQGLTVKKTALPAYGARCVNTAAFNLTTGTPAGGVYSGLGVTTPEQNGTSYYKFDPATAGVGTHTITYTANGCSTSGDIVIKPAPTLAPFSAVCIDAPAFNLTGGLPEGGVYSGTGVTTPEQNGTSYYQFDPSTATAAGTRTITYSVNGCSATQGLTVKKTALPAYGARCVNTAAFNLTTGTPAGGVYSGLGVTTPEQNGTSYYKFDPATAGVGTHTITYTANGCSTSGDIVIKPAPTLAPFSAVCIDAPAFNLTGGLPEGGVYSGTGVTTPEQNGTSYYQFDPSTATAAGTRTITYSVNGCSATQSLVVKALPTLSAFNAVCANAAAINLTTGTPAGGVYSGTGVTTPAQNGTSYYQFNPATTGVGTYTITYSANGCSTSRDIVVKEPPTFALLTDVCVNAAAFTLTGGLPEGGVYSAAKGVSLVNGVYLFNPATAGVGTHTITYSVNGCSATQSLVVKALPTLSAFNAVCANAAAINLTTGTPAGGVYSGTGVTTPAQNGTSYYQFNPATTGVGTYTITYTANGCSTSNSITVKDISLAAFPDVCANENAFTLTGGLPAGGIYSGPGVSAIGSSGKYLFTPSANLVGKTNLITYTINGCSISQPITVKPAPTLAAFAPICQGTSLTLSGGGPAGGVYSSPTAGAVTQPTAGTYVFNAAKTLAAGTYQITYQATNGCAVSQTITIIATPTLAALGTMCQSDAAIALTGGAPAGGAYSGPGVTSSTLNGVTTYQFSPSAAGSGVHTISYTTSCGLATRPLTVIATPTLAPFAKPVCINGTLALTGASPGGGTWSGPGVTGSTFSAAAALQTGDGPFIITYTTGCGSVSQPLVVTNTTTWTGAVSNNWFDARNWTACVPDPVINGIVPVPSDTRPYPVISGGTGEVLTLTVSGKWTLPGGNLDLYGNFDTSGNGTFEQKAGTFTLKGLNQAIAGATFYNLTSATNGIKTLTGNVGVTNLLNMQMGVMETSSSYMADLGTTGSISETDASYVLGRVRSIRTVPASGTQAFGNIGLSLAVNSGLSPGNTTVLRVTGPNTAQSGLPGSTSILRYFDVSATGGNLTSPPMDMTATFAYREAELNGIAEANLMLFRSVNNGLSWGQVYGTVSEAGNNFAGARLTSLGRLTLGNRELPLPVSLMSFSAKRQQQTTLLNWSTASEKNNDGFSVETSHNGVSFQAIGFVKSLSGNSQTVQNYSFIDRANRPAGVQYYRLQQVDLDGKAGYSPVQTVVVQAGGMQMSAYPNPFHSTLTVDVSLVAASPITIVMHDALGREVYRSSTRTLPAGTHSVLVTPDTKALGMYMLNISTTNGPTQHIRVVQQ is encoded by the coding sequence GTGTGCTTAGATGCCCCGGCTTTTGCCTTAAGTGGTGGGGCACCCACCGGAGGCGTGTACTCGGGTAAGGGCGTCTTGTTGGTTGATGGCAGCTACCAGTTTACTCCCGCTATGGCCGGGGTGGGCACCCATACTATTACCTACACAGTTAATGGCTGCTCAACGACCAGCACTATCCTAGTAAAAGCCCTTCCCACTCTCACAGCATTTTCTGAAGTGTGCTTAGATGCCCCGGCTTTTGCCTTAAGTGGTGGGGCACCCACCGGAGGCGTGTACTCGGGTAAGGGCGTCTTGTTGGTTGATGGCAGCTACCAGTTTACTCCCGCTATGGCCGGGGTAGGCACCCATACTATTACCTACATGGTCAACGGCTGCTCAGCGACCCAAGGTCTGACAGTAAAGAAAACGGCTCTCCCCGCCTATGGTGCGCGCTGTGTTAATACCGCTGCTTTCAACTTAACGACTGGTACCCCAGCCGGCGGCGTGTACTCCGGCCTTGGCGTCACCACACCTGAGCAGAATGGTACCAGCTATTACAAGTTTGATCCGGCCACGGCCGGGGTGGGTACTCACACCATTACCTACACAGCTAATGGCTGCTCCACTTCGGGAGATATAGTTATAAAGCCGGCTCCGACATTAGCTCCCTTCAGTGCCGTGTGCATCGATGCACCGGCCTTCAACCTGACCGGTGGCCTGCCCGAAGGCGGCGTGTACTCGGGTACAGGGGTGACCACGCCTGAACAGAACGGCACCAGCTACTATCAGTTCGACCCCAGCACAGCAACGGCAGCAGGCACCCGAACCATTACCTATTCAGTCAACGGCTGCTCAGCGACCCAAGGTCTGACAGTAAAGAAAACGGCTCTCCCCGCCTATGGTGCGCGCTGTGTTAATACCGCTGCTTTCAACTTAACGACTGGTACCCCAGCCGGCGGCGTGTACTCCGGCCTTGGCGTCACCACACCTGAGCAGAATGGTACCAGCTATTACAAGTTTGATCCGGCCACGGCCGGGGTGGGTACTCACACCATTACCTACACAGCTAATGGCTGCTCCACTTCGGGAGATATAGTTATAAAGCCGGCTCCGACATTAGCTCCCTTCAGTGCCGTGTGCATCGATGCACCGGCCTTCAACCTGACCGGTGGCCTGCCCGAAGGCGGCGTGTACTCGGGTACAGGGGTGACCACGCCTGAACAGAACGGCACCAGCTACTATCAGTTCGACCCCAGCACAGCAACGGCAGCAGGCACCCGAACCATTACCTATTCAGTCAACGGCTGCTCGGCGACCCAAAGCCTGGTTGTAAAAGCATTACCGACGCTTTCAGCCTTCAATGCTGTATGCGCGAATGCGGCGGCTATTAACTTAACGACTGGCACGCCAGCCGGCGGGGTGTATTCAGGTACGGGGGTGACCACGCCCGCGCAGAACGGCACCAGTTACTATCAGTTTAACCCGGCCACGACCGGGGTGGGCACTTACACCATTACCTACTCAGCCAATGGCTGCTCCACTTCGCGAGATATTGTTGTGAAAGAGCCGCCTACATTCGCGCTCCTTACCGATGTTTGCGTGAATGCAGCAGCATTTACTTTAACCGGCGGTCTGCCGGAAGGGGGTGTCTACTCGGCTGCCAAAGGCGTGTCGCTGGTAAATGGAGTCTACCTGTTTAACCCGGCCACGGCCGGGGTGGGTACCCACACCATTACCTATTCAGTCAACGGCTGCTCGGCGACCCAAAGCCTGGTTGTAAAAGCATTACCGACGCTTTCAGCCTTCAATGCTGTATGCGCGAATGCGGCGGCTATTAACTTAACGACTGGCACGCCAGCCGGCGGGGTGTATTCAGGTACGGGGGTGACCACGCCCGCGCAGAACGGCACCAGTTACTATCAGTTTAACCCGGCCACGACCGGGGTGGGCACTTACACCATTACCTACACGGCCAACGGCTGCTCCACTTCCAACTCCATTACCGTCAAGGATATTTCGCTGGCGGCTTTCCCGGATGTGTGCGCTAATGAAAATGCATTTACCTTGACCGGTGGCCTACCAGCCGGCGGTATCTACTCCGGACCGGGCGTATCGGCTATTGGCAGCAGCGGCAAATACCTCTTTACCCCCTCTGCTAACTTAGTAGGCAAGACCAACCTTATTACCTATACCATAAATGGCTGCTCCATTTCCCAGCCTATTACGGTAAAGCCGGCGCCTACTTTAGCTGCCTTTGCTCCCATCTGTCAAGGCACTTCGCTGACGTTGTCCGGTGGCGGACCAGCAGGCGGGGTATATAGCAGCCCCACGGCCGGGGCCGTAACGCAGCCCACGGCCGGCACCTATGTGTTTAATGCCGCCAAAACGCTGGCCGCCGGCACTTATCAGATTACTTATCAGGCAACGAATGGGTGCGCTGTCTCGCAGACGATTACCATTATTGCTACGCCTACCCTGGCGGCGCTGGGCACCATGTGCCAGAGTGATGCCGCCATTGCCCTGACCGGTGGCGCACCGGCCGGTGGTGCGTATTCCGGGCCCGGCGTGACCTCTTCTACCCTGAATGGGGTAACCACTTACCAGTTTAGCCCCTCGGCGGCCGGTTCAGGCGTCCATACCATTTCCTATACCACCAGCTGCGGCCTGGCTACCCGCCCCCTAACGGTTATTGCTACGCCTACGCTGGCTCCATTTGCGAAGCCCGTTTGCATCAATGGCACGCTCGCTCTCACGGGGGCTAGCCCAGGTGGCGGCACCTGGTCAGGACCGGGGGTTACGGGCTCCACCTTCAGCGCGGCGGCCGCCTTGCAGACTGGCGACGGGCCGTTTATCATTACTTACACCACCGGCTGCGGCAGCGTCTCTCAGCCACTGGTGGTTACCAATACCACTACCTGGACGGGCGCTGTTTCCAACAACTGGTTTGATGCCCGTAACTGGACTGCCTGTGTGCCCGATCCTGTCATTAATGGTATTGTGCCGGTACCTAGTGACACCCGCCCCTATCCGGTTATTAGCGGGGGCACCGGGGAAGTTCTAACCCTCACAGTGAGCGGCAAGTGGACGCTGCCCGGCGGTAACCTGGACCTGTACGGGAATTTTGATACCAGCGGCAACGGCACCTTTGAGCAGAAAGCGGGCACCTTTACCTTAAAAGGCCTTAACCAGGCTATTGCCGGCGCCACGTTCTATAATCTCACCTCTGCTACGAACGGTATTAAAACCCTTACTGGCAATGTGGGCGTGACTAACCTGCTGAACATGCAGATGGGTGTGATGGAGACATCCTCCAGCTACATGGCTGACCTAGGTACCACTGGCAGCATTAGTGAAACCGATGCCAGTTACGTTCTCGGCCGGGTAAGGTCTATCCGTACCGTTCCGGCTTCGGGCACGCAGGCATTTGGCAATATTGGCTTGTCGCTGGCGGTTAATTCTGGTCTGTCGCCGGGGAATACTACTGTGCTGCGGGTAACCGGGCCAAATACGGCACAAAGTGGCCTGCCGGGCAGTACCAGTATCCTGCGCTACTTTGATGTTTCGGCTACGGGTGGGAATTTAACCTCTCCCCCGATGGATATGACCGCCACGTTTGCTTACCGGGAAGCGGAGCTGAACGGTATTGCGGAAGCCAACCTGATGCTGTTCCGCTCCGTCAACAATGGTCTGAGCTGGGGCCAGGTCTATGGCACAGTATCGGAAGCCGGCAACAACTTTGCCGGGGCCCGCCTGACGAGCCTGGGGCGCCTGACGCTGGGCAACAGAGAATTACCGCTGCCGGTTTCGCTTATGTCCTTCTCGGCCAAGCGCCAGCAGCAGACTACGCTGCTCAACTGGAGCACGGCCAGCGAGAAAAACAACGACGGATTCTCGGTAGAAACTTCCCACAACGGCGTGAGTTTCCAGGCCATTGGCTTTGTAAAGTCTCTGTCCGGCAACTCGCAAACGGTACAGAACTACTCCTTTATTGACCGGGCCAACCGGCCGGCCGGCGTGCAGTACTACCGCCTGCAACAGGTAGATCTGGATGGCAAAGCAGGCTACAGCCCCGTGCAAACGGTGGTGGTGCAGGCAGGCGGCATGCAGATGTCGGCTTATCCTAACCCATTCCATAGCACGCTGACCGTAGATGTAAGCCTGGTAGCCGCTTCTCCCATTACCATCGTTATGCACGATGCGCTGGGCCGGGAAGTGTACCGCTCGTCTACCAGGACGCTACCGGCGGGCACACACAGCGTGCTGGTTACCCCGGACACCAAAGCCCTGGGTATGTATATGCTCAATATCAGCACCACTAACGGGCCCACCCAGCACATCAGGGTAGTGCAGCAATAA